A window of Candidatus Pantoea floridensis contains these coding sequences:
- the gcvH gene encoding glycine cleavage system protein GcvH has protein sequence MSNVPSELKYRDSHEWVRKEADGTFTVGITEHAQELLGDMVFVDLPDVGVSFAAGDDCAVAESVKAASDIYAPLSGEIVAVNDQLGDSPELVNSAPYAEGWLFRIKASDESELDSMLDADAYKAAIDE, from the coding sequence ATGAGCAATGTGCCAAGTGAATTGAAATACCGCGATAGCCACGAATGGGTCCGTAAAGAAGCTGACGGCACCTTCACGGTAGGTATCACCGAACACGCACAGGAACTGCTGGGCGATATGGTGTTTGTCGATCTGCCAGACGTCGGCGTCTCCTTCGCGGCCGGTGATGACTGCGCGGTCGCGGAGTCGGTGAAAGCCGCTTCTGACATCTATGCACCCTTAAGTGGTGAAATCGTCGCGGTGAATGATCAGCTAGGCGATTCGCCGGAACTGGTTAACAGCGCGCCGTACGCCGAGGGTTGGCTGTTCCGCATCAAAGCCAGCGACGAATCAGAGCTCGACTCCATGCTGGATGCCGATGCCTACAAAGCCGCGATTGACGAGTAA
- the gcvP gene encoding aminomethyl-transferring glycine dehydrogenase — translation MTQTLSQLEHNGAFIERHIGPTPEQQALMLEAIGARSLSSLISSIVPADIQLPGPPAVGDAATEQQALAELKAIASQNHRYKSWIGMGYSAVITPPVILRNMLENPGWYTAYTPYQPEVSQGRLEALLNFQTLTLDLTGLDIASASLLDEATAAAEAMAMAKRVSKLKNATKFFIANDIHPQTLDVVRTRAETFGFELIIDSADKALDHDDLFGVLLQQVGTHGEVHDYRSLITELKSRKVVVSVAADFMALVQLEAPGKQGADIVFGSAQRFGVPMGYGGPHAAFFASRDEHKRSMPGRIIGVSRDAAGNTALRMAMQTREQHIRREKANSNICTSQVLLANIAGLYAVYHGPAGLKRIASRIHRLTSILAAGLQNGGLKLRHNSWFDTLTVEVADKAAVLNHALSFGVNLRSDIHNAVGITLDETTTREDVLALFAILLGDAHGQDIDALDTAVAAENSAIPAGQVRESAFLTHPVFNRHHSETEMMRYMHSLEKKDLALNQAMIPLGSCTMKLNAAAEMIPITWPEFAELHPFCPADQASGYLQMIGQLSQWLVQLTGYDALCMQPNSGAQGEYAGLLAIRRYHESRNEGGRNVCLIPSSAHGTNPASAQMAGMSVVVVACDKQGNIDLGDLREKAAQVGEQLSCIMVTYPSTHGVYEETIREVCQIVHQHGGQVYLDGANMNAQVGITTPGYIGADVSHLNLHKTFCIPHGGGGPGMGPIGVKAHLAPFVPGHSVVQIDGVLTQQGAVSAAPFGSASILPISWMYIRMMGAEGLKQASSVAILNANYIASRLQSAYPILYAGRDGRVAHECILDIRPLKEQTGISELDIAKRLIDYGFHAPTMSFPVAGTLMVEPTESESKIELDRFIDAMLAIRMEIDRVADGEWPLEDNPLVNAPHTQTEIVGDWAHPYTRELAVFPAGSANKYWPTVKRLDDVFGDRNVFCSCVPMSEYQ, via the coding sequence ATGACCCAGACTCTCAGCCAGCTCGAACATAACGGTGCTTTCATTGAGCGCCACATCGGTCCTACGCCGGAACAACAGGCCTTAATGCTGGAAGCGATTGGTGCCCGTTCGCTCTCATCATTGATCAGTTCTATTGTGCCTGCCGATATCCAGCTGCCAGGCCCGCCTGCAGTGGGCGATGCCGCGACCGAGCAGCAAGCGCTGGCAGAGCTGAAAGCCATTGCCAGTCAGAACCACCGCTACAAATCCTGGATCGGCATGGGCTACAGCGCGGTGATCACGCCGCCGGTTATCCTGCGCAATATGCTGGAAAATCCGGGCTGGTACACCGCGTATACGCCGTATCAGCCAGAAGTGTCGCAGGGCCGCCTGGAAGCGCTGCTGAACTTCCAAACCCTGACGCTGGATCTAACCGGTCTGGACATCGCGTCCGCCTCGTTGCTGGACGAAGCCACCGCCGCCGCAGAAGCCATGGCGATGGCTAAGCGCGTCAGCAAATTGAAAAACGCGACAAAATTCTTCATCGCCAATGACATTCATCCACAAACGCTGGATGTGGTGCGAACTCGCGCCGAGACCTTTGGTTTCGAATTGATTATTGATAGTGCAGACAAGGCGCTGGATCACGACGATCTGTTTGGCGTGCTGCTACAACAGGTGGGTACGCACGGTGAAGTGCACGATTACCGTTCACTGATTACCGAGCTGAAAAGCCGCAAAGTGGTGGTGAGCGTCGCGGCAGACTTTATGGCGCTGGTGCAGTTAGAAGCGCCAGGCAAGCAGGGCGCAGATATCGTGTTCGGTTCCGCACAGCGTTTCGGCGTGCCGATGGGTTATGGCGGACCGCACGCTGCGTTCTTCGCCAGTCGCGACGAACACAAGCGCTCGATGCCGGGTCGTATCATTGGCGTATCACGCGATGCCGCCGGTAACACCGCGCTGCGCATGGCGATGCAAACCCGTGAGCAGCATATCCGCCGTGAGAAAGCCAACTCCAACATCTGTACTTCTCAGGTGCTGTTGGCGAATATCGCCGGTCTTTATGCTGTTTATCACGGCCCGGCTGGCCTGAAGCGCATTGCTTCCCGCATTCATCGTCTGACCAGCATTCTGGCCGCTGGCCTGCAGAACGGCGGCCTGAAACTGCGTCACAACAGCTGGTTTGATACGCTGACGGTAGAAGTTGCTGATAAAGCCGCGGTGCTGAACCATGCACTGAGCTTTGGCGTCAATCTGCGCAGTGATATCCATAATGCCGTTGGCATTACGCTGGATGAAACCACCACGCGTGAAGACGTGCTGGCACTGTTCGCCATCCTGCTGGGCGATGCGCACGGCCAGGATATTGATGCGCTGGATACGGCGGTGGCGGCGGAAAACAGTGCGATTCCGGCCGGTCAGGTGCGTGAAAGCGCCTTCCTGACGCATCCGGTGTTCAACCGTCATCACAGTGAAACTGAGATGATGCGTTATATGCACAGTCTGGAGAAAAAGGATTTGGCGCTGAATCAGGCGATGATCCCACTCGGCTCGTGCACCATGAAACTTAACGCCGCTGCTGAAATGATTCCGATCACCTGGCCTGAATTTGCCGAGCTGCATCCGTTCTGCCCGGCAGATCAGGCTTCGGGTTACCTGCAGATGATTGGTCAGCTATCGCAATGGCTGGTACAGCTAACTGGCTACGACGCGCTGTGCATGCAGCCAAACTCAGGCGCACAGGGTGAATATGCGGGTCTGTTGGCGATTCGTCGTTACCATGAAAGCCGCAACGAAGGCGGCCGTAATGTCTGCCTGATCCCAAGCTCGGCCCACGGCACCAACCCGGCGTCAGCGCAGATGGCGGGCATGTCGGTTGTCGTTGTGGCTTGCGATAAACAAGGCAATATCGATCTTGGCGATTTGCGTGAGAAAGCCGCACAGGTTGGCGAGCAGCTCTCGTGCATTATGGTGACCTATCCGTCAACGCATGGGGTTTATGAAGAGACCATTCGCGAAGTGTGCCAGATCGTGCATCAGCACGGCGGCCAGGTGTATCTCGACGGCGCTAACATGAACGCGCAGGTGGGGATCACCACGCCAGGTTACATCGGCGCGGATGTCTCGCACCTCAACCTGCACAAAACCTTCTGCATCCCGCACGGCGGCGGTGGCCCGGGCATGGGCCCCATCGGCGTGAAAGCGCATCTGGCGCCGTTCGTGCCGGGTCACAGCGTGGTACAAATTGACGGCGTGCTGACGCAGCAGGGCGCAGTTTCTGCAGCTCCTTTCGGTAGCGCCTCGATTCTGCCAATCAGCTGGATGTATATCCGCATGATGGGCGCGGAAGGCCTGAAGCAGGCGAGTTCAGTGGCGATTCTGAATGCCAACTACATCGCCAGCCGTCTGCAATCCGCTTATCCGATTCTGTACGCAGGTCGCGATGGCCGCGTGGCGCACGAATGTATTCTTGATATTCGTCCGCTGAAAGAGCAAACCGGCATTAGCGAACTGGATATCGCCAAGCGTCTGATCGATTACGGTTTCCACGCACCTACCATGTCATTCCCGGTTGCGGGTACGCTGATGGTTGAGCCAACGGAATCGGAAAGCAAAATTGAGCTGGACCGCTTTATCGATGCGATGCTGGCCATCCGCATGGAGATCGACCGCGTTGCCGATGGCGAGTGGCCGCTGGAGGATAACCCCTTGGTGAACGCCCCGCACACGCAGACAGAAATCGTCGGTGACTGGGCACACCCGTACACCCGCGAGCTGGCGGTGTTCCCGGCAGGCAGCGCTAACAAATACTGGCCGACCGTTAAACGTCTGGACGATGTATTTGGTGACCGCAACGTGTTCTGTTCGTGTGTACCCATGAGCGAATACCAGTAA
- a CDS encoding SDR family oxidoreductase, which translates to MDLALVTGGSRGIGRATALLLAQAGYRVAINYRQRAAEAASVVAEIEAQGGSAFALQADIADEAQVMRMFAQLDEQDGALRVLVNNAGILFTQCRVEELDAERIQRVFATNVLGTFICCREAVKRMGTHHGGKGGAIVNVSSAASRLGAPGEYVDYAASKGAMDTLTKGLSLEVAAQGIRVNSVRPGLIYTEMHADGGEPGRVDRLASALPMARGGQAEEIAEAIVWLASDAASYVTGTFIDAAGGR; encoded by the coding sequence ATGGATCTGGCATTGGTGACGGGCGGCAGTCGCGGCATTGGACGTGCAACGGCCTTATTGCTGGCGCAGGCCGGTTATCGTGTAGCGATTAACTATCGCCAGCGTGCAGCTGAAGCGGCGAGCGTGGTGGCAGAAATCGAAGCGCAGGGCGGCAGCGCTTTTGCGCTACAAGCCGATATCGCTGATGAGGCACAGGTGATGCGCATGTTTGCCCAACTGGATGAGCAAGACGGCGCGCTGCGCGTGTTGGTGAATAACGCCGGAATTTTGTTTACCCAGTGTCGGGTTGAAGAGTTGGATGCCGAGCGCATTCAGCGCGTGTTCGCCACCAACGTCCTCGGTACCTTTATCTGCTGCCGCGAAGCGGTTAAACGCATGGGCACGCATCATGGTGGCAAAGGTGGTGCCATCGTCAATGTGTCATCTGCCGCGTCACGCCTTGGTGCGCCAGGTGAATATGTGGATTACGCCGCGTCGAAAGGGGCGATGGATACGCTAACTAAAGGCTTATCGCTGGAAGTGGCGGCGCAGGGCATTCGCGTTAACAGCGTGCGTCCAGGCCTGATTTATACCGAAATGCACGCCGATGGCGGCGAACCGGGCCGAGTGGATCGTTTAGCGAGTGCGCTTCCCATGGCGCGCGGCGGCCAGGCGGAAGAGATCGCCGAGGCAATTGTCTGGCTGGCAAGTGATGCTGCGTCGTACGTGACGGGCACTTTTATTGATGCCGCCGGCGGACGCTAA
- the trhA gene encoding PAQR family membrane homeostasis protein TrhA yields the protein MVQNRIIAEGYSLAEEIANSISHGIGCIFGIIGLVLMLTQAVESQANITAITSYSLYGGSIILLYLASTLYHAIPHQRAKYWLKKFDHCAIYVLIAGTYTPFLLVGLNSPLAQGLMVVIWSLALIGVLFKIAFAHRFEALSLVTYLSMGWLSLVVIYQLAIKLSPGGIWLLAAGGVVYSLGVIFYVSRRIPYSHAIWHGFVLGGSVLHFCAIYFYVM from the coding sequence ATGGTACAGAACCGAATTATTGCCGAGGGCTACTCATTGGCAGAAGAGATTGCCAATAGCATCAGCCACGGAATTGGCTGCATTTTCGGCATCATCGGCTTGGTCTTAATGCTAACGCAAGCCGTCGAATCTCAAGCTAACATCACAGCCATTACCAGCTACAGTTTGTATGGCGGCAGCATTATTTTGCTGTACCTTGCCTCAACGCTTTATCATGCAATTCCGCATCAGAGAGCCAAATACTGGCTGAAAAAATTCGACCACTGCGCCATCTATGTTTTGATTGCCGGCACTTATACACCGTTTTTGCTGGTAGGCCTTAACTCGCCGCTAGCGCAGGGCTTGATGGTGGTGATCTGGAGTCTGGCGCTGATCGGCGTGCTGTTCAAAATCGCCTTTGCCCACCGCTTTGAAGCGCTGTCGCTGGTGACCTATCTCAGCATGGGATGGTTGTCGTTGGTGGTGATTTATCAGCTGGCAATCAAACTGTCGCCGGGCGGGATTTGGCTGCTGGCAGCCGGTGGCGTGGTCTATTCGCTCGGGGTGATTTTCTACGTCTCGCGCCGCATTCCTTACAGCCACGCTATCTGGCATGGCTTTGTGCTTGGTGGCAGCGTATTGCACTTCTGCGCAATCTATTTTTATGTGATGTAA
- the ygfZ gene encoding tRNA-modifying protein YgfZ, whose product MSIFTLPPRQPAASARLPLTLMSLDEWALVKVQGKDSTSYLQGQLTLDVAAMDATQHRPAAHCDAKGKMWSNIRLFHRGEGYAYTVRRNLREQQLNELKKYAVFAKVTLVADDDAVLLGVAGFQARAALANLFSTLPDAETPVVQQDESTLLWFAQPAERFLLVTTPEQAQVLKEKLAGEAQFNDSLQWLALDIEAGIPVIESATSAQLIPQATNLQALDAISFKKGCYTGQEMVARAKFRGANKRALYWLAGSASKVPDVGGSLELQMGDKWRRTGTVLTGVQLDDGSVWVQVVMNNDLEPESVLRVEGDESGKLTIQPLPYSLAE is encoded by the coding sequence ATGTCGATTTTTACCCTTCCTCCCCGCCAGCCTGCTGCATCGGCACGCCTGCCTTTAACCCTGATGTCGCTCGACGAATGGGCACTGGTTAAGGTGCAGGGCAAGGACAGCACCTCTTATCTGCAAGGTCAGTTGACGTTGGATGTCGCCGCCATGGATGCAACACAACATCGCCCGGCCGCACACTGCGATGCTAAGGGGAAGATGTGGAGCAACATTCGTCTGTTCCATCGTGGTGAAGGTTATGCCTACACGGTTCGTCGCAACCTGCGCGAGCAGCAGCTGAATGAGCTGAAGAAATATGCGGTGTTCGCCAAGGTAACACTCGTCGCTGATGATGATGCGGTGTTGCTGGGCGTCGCCGGTTTCCAGGCACGTGCCGCGCTGGCAAACCTGTTCAGCACGCTCCCGGATGCGGAAACGCCGGTGGTGCAGCAGGATGAGAGCACGCTGCTGTGGTTTGCGCAGCCCGCTGAGCGTTTTCTGCTGGTGACGACGCCAGAACAGGCGCAGGTGCTTAAAGAGAAACTCGCCGGTGAAGCACAGTTTAACGACAGCCTGCAGTGGCTGGCGCTGGATATCGAAGCGGGTATTCCGGTAATTGAAAGCGCCACCAGCGCACAGCTGATTCCGCAAGCCACCAATCTGCAGGCGCTAGATGCCATCAGTTTCAAAAAAGGCTGCTACACCGGCCAGGAAATGGTTGCGCGCGCTAAATTCCGCGGCGCTAACAAACGTGCACTTTATTGGCTGGCTGGCAGCGCCAGCAAGGTACCCGACGTTGGTGGCTCGCTGGAACTGCAAATGGGCGACAAATGGCGTCGTACCGGTACTGTGCTCACTGGCGTGCAGCTGGATGACGGCAGCGTGTGGGTGCAAGTGGTGATGAACAATGATCTGGAGCCGGAAAGCGTGCTGCGTGTGGAAGGCGACGAAAGCGGCAAACTGACGATTCAGCCGCTGCCGTATTCATTGGCAGAATGA
- the sdhE gene encoding FAD assembly factor SdhE: protein MEINDKARVQWACRRGMLELDIAIMPFFKYEYDSLNDTDKQVFIALLKSDDPDLFNWLMNHGEPVDPEFKRMVKLIQQRNRERGPVAM, encoded by the coding sequence ATGGAAATTAATGACAAAGCCCGCGTCCAATGGGCGTGCCGCCGCGGTATGCTGGAACTGGATATCGCTATTATGCCGTTCTTTAAGTACGAATATGATTCGCTTAATGATACCGACAAACAGGTGTTTATCGCGCTGCTGAAGAGTGACGATCCTGACTTGTTCAACTGGTTGATGAATCACGGTGAACCGGTGGATCCCGAGTTCAAACGCATGGTGAAACTGATTCAGCAGCGCAATCGTGAACGCGGTCCGGTGGCGATGTAA
- a CDS encoding protein YgfX produces MNAVRWRCNLRASPSARALNVALFALCVALLLSLSWPDEWAWCIAPILVLLLVEGWRNERHLVQRVGCLALDVNGEWLWREARWRTERKADWLPFGVLLVLRNQQGKRWRLWLMHDNLPPGEWRTLRACCFLHEEQTLP; encoded by the coding sequence GTGAACGCGGTCCGGTGGCGATGTAATCTGCGGGCGTCACCCAGTGCGCGAGCACTGAATGTGGCGCTGTTTGCGCTGTGCGTGGCTTTACTGCTGAGCCTGAGCTGGCCAGACGAATGGGCGTGGTGTATAGCGCCGATTTTAGTACTGCTGCTGGTGGAAGGCTGGCGTAACGAGCGACATCTGGTGCAGCGCGTAGGCTGTCTGGCGTTGGACGTGAACGGCGAGTGGCTGTGGCGTGAGGCGCGCTGGCGAACAGAACGTAAAGCGGATTGGCTGCCGTTTGGCGTCTTGCTGGTGCTGCGTAATCAGCAGGGTAAGCGCTGGCGGCTGTGGCTGATGCACGATAATCTGCCGCCCGGCGAATGGCGCACGTTACGCGCCTGCTGTTTTCTGCATGAGGAGCAAACGCTGCCCTAA